Proteins encoded by one window of Lathyrus oleraceus cultivar Zhongwan6 chromosome 1, CAAS_Psat_ZW6_1.0, whole genome shotgun sequence:
- the LOC127096354 gene encoding uncharacterized protein LOC127096354 yields MNLQYSELENQPNSEMDELNKVIKTLERENVDLKSKLAKISLEKETLKFNLNQKRDRVRQADDEVQTEVFKRLKVGDTLKGTYASLTTKKKQLAEAQYRAGKAELEHMEQMKKLQSLLEACKKELKDERSRNKQIEVTLRQNQYELDQKLEEI; encoded by the coding sequence ATGAACCTCCAATATTCTGAGTTAGAGAACCAGCCTAATTCTGAGATGGATGAATTGAATAAGGTTATCAAGACTCTAGAAAGAGAGAATGTCGATCTCAAATCTAAGCTTGCTAAGATTTCATTGGAGAAAGAAACCTTGAAATTCAATCTGAACCAGAAGAGGGACCGAGTTCGCCAAGCTGATGATGAGGTACAGACTGAGGTTTTCAAAAGACTTAAGGTGGGTGACACCCTCAAAGGGACTTATGCCAGTCTGACGACCAAAAAGAAGCAGTTAGCCGAAGCCCAGTACCGAGCTGGTAAAGCAGAATTAGAACACATGGAGCAAATGAAGAAACTTCAAAGCTTGCTAGAAGCTTGTAAGAAGGAATTGAAGGATGAAAGAAGCCGCAACAAACAGATAGAAGTCACCCTTCGCCAGAACCAGTACGAGCTGGATCAGAAGCTGGAAGAAATCTAA